A DNA window from Nitrospira sp. contains the following coding sequences:
- a CDS encoding hypothetical protein (Evidence 4 : Unknown function but conserved in other organisms; MaGe:77309692) encodes MIRINLLPGPKGRTAKPQYDVRAQALLGVGVLLITIAGCWWYSSSLDEVIEARQEEKLAKEKQVVQLKEQVKQVQDFEQKKKLLEDKNRVIDQLESARVGPVKVLDFVSQSIEPLKVWLTNLKLSAENVEVEGKALTNDEVVEFVNNLRRTDFFANINLQESKAAVENKINIYQFKLAFRLKG; translated from the coding sequence ATGATTCGCATCAATCTACTTCCTGGACCTAAGGGGCGTACGGCTAAGCCTCAGTATGATGTTCGAGCACAGGCTTTACTGGGTGTCGGTGTGCTCTTGATCACAATCGCAGGATGCTGGTGGTATTCATCTTCCCTTGATGAAGTGATCGAGGCTCGGCAGGAGGAGAAGCTCGCGAAAGAGAAGCAAGTCGTACAGCTCAAGGAACAAGTGAAGCAAGTGCAGGACTTTGAGCAAAAGAAGAAATTGTTAGAGGATAAGAATCGTGTGATCGATCAGCTTGAGTCGGCGCGGGTTGGGCCGGTCAAAGTCTTGGATTTTGTCAGTCAGAGCATCGAGCCCTTGAAAGTCTGGCTGACCAATTTGAAGCTATCCGCTGAAAACGTAGAGGTGGAAGGGAAGGCCTTGACGAATGACGAGGTGGTCGAGTTCGTCAATAATTTGCGCCGAACCGATTTCTTCGCCAATATCAACCTTCAGGAAAGTAAAGCCGCCGTAGAGAACAAGATTAATATCTACCAGTTTAAGTTGGCATTTCGACTGAAAGGCTGA
- a CDS encoding hypothetical protein (Evidence 4 : Unknown function but conserved in other organisms; MaGe:77309690) has translation MSSVGRIACMRRSSVWAIFLAGTVLCIVAGAEVGAGTLTSSNQISPLRQDSIKLPAVPEAQPKAIVPMLMANPSVDGEASLPPSSSLSDTGSGFGYDPSGRRDPFAPVVQQLEPGKMDVNLPPLQRVSLTELNLIAIVWGAYGYAAMVQTPEGYGYAVRRGTRLGQNNGVVSAITERGIIVQERFTDVYGKKQEREYVKLLHPKEGAE, from the coding sequence ATGTCTAGTGTGGGCCGGATTGCTTGTATGCGCAGATCTTCAGTGTGGGCCATCTTTCTTGCTGGAACGGTGCTCTGTATCGTTGCAGGCGCGGAGGTTGGTGCTGGGACTTTGACCTCATCGAATCAAATCAGTCCCTTACGGCAAGACTCGATCAAGCTGCCTGCCGTTCCTGAAGCTCAACCGAAGGCCATCGTTCCGATGTTGATGGCAAATCCATCCGTTGATGGAGAGGCATCGCTCCCACCATCATCTTCTCTTTCCGATACTGGGAGTGGGTTCGGATATGACCCATCAGGCCGCCGGGATCCGTTTGCGCCGGTTGTGCAGCAACTTGAACCCGGAAAGATGGATGTCAACCTGCCTCCGCTTCAACGCGTCAGTCTGACGGAGTTGAATTTAATCGCCATTGTGTGGGGAGCGTATGGGTATGCGGCGATGGTTCAAACTCCTGAGGGGTATGGATATGCTGTCAGGCGAGGGACCCGCTTAGGGCAGAATAATGGTGTCGTGAGCGCGATTACGGAGCGAGGGATCATCGTGCAAGAACGGTTTACCGATGTGTATGGGAAAAAACAGGAGCGGGAATACGTGAAGCTTCTTCACCCGAAAGAGGGCGCAGAATGA
- a CDS encoding hypothetical protein (Evidence 5 : Unknown function; MaGe:77309688), whose translation MIAGVSLNESHNTSVRQKRFGPCLLQTCNRHGPNQLSMTLNYVVRMIVGVMNIKSSCFDTLSDLFLNNHPKTGIRDKYGTPCTLLFWVSTNTPPMTMVSPSRTTT comes from the coding sequence TTGATCGCAGGCGTTTCCCTCAATGAATCTCACAACACATCTGTGCGCCAAAAACGATTCGGCCCGTGCCTACTGCAAACCTGCAATAGGCACGGGCCGAATCAACTATCGATGACGCTCAACTATGTCGTGCGAATGATCGTCGGAGTCATGAATATCAAGAGTTCCTGCTTCGACACGCTCTCCGACTTGTTCTTAAACAACCATCCCAAAACAGGAATCCGCGACAAATACGGCACGCCCTGCACATTGTTATTCTGGGTATCGACGAATACGCCACCGATGACCATGGTTTCGCCATCCCGCACGACCACTTGA
- a CDS encoding Nucleotide-binding protein (MaGe:77309694), which yields MPQLNLVIVSGLSGSGKSHALKAFEDAGYFCIDNLPPALIPTFVELCNQQGGEISNVALGVDVRERVFFADLVGTLERVRTLGYAIHLLFLEARDEVLVRRFSESRRPHPLLPHLPVLEGVRFEKERVAELRRHADRIIDTSNLTVHELRDVLTKEFSRGQAARRLTITLLTFGYKFGVPYDIDLLFDVRFLKNPFFVPDLKLLPGDDPRVRAFVLSDPDAIALLAQLENMLKFLIPLYEREQRSYLTIAIGCTGGRHRSVAIAGRLRESLGAIGHEVILKHRDLQKS from the coding sequence ATGCCTCAGCTCAATCTGGTTATCGTCAGTGGTCTCTCAGGGTCCGGCAAGTCGCACGCGTTGAAGGCGTTCGAAGATGCCGGCTATTTCTGCATCGATAATCTTCCCCCTGCATTAATCCCAACGTTTGTAGAATTATGCAACCAGCAAGGTGGCGAGATCTCGAATGTTGCGCTCGGGGTCGATGTCCGTGAGCGAGTCTTTTTTGCTGACTTGGTCGGGACGCTTGAGCGAGTAAGAACTCTTGGATATGCGATTCACCTACTGTTTTTAGAAGCACGAGATGAAGTGCTGGTCAGGCGATTCTCCGAGTCGCGTCGCCCGCATCCGCTATTGCCACATCTGCCTGTTTTGGAGGGAGTTCGCTTTGAGAAGGAACGGGTTGCAGAGTTGCGCCGTCATGCCGATCGGATTATCGATACCTCTAATTTGACCGTGCACGAACTCCGAGACGTGCTGACAAAAGAGTTCTCCCGCGGCCAGGCCGCGCGGCGTCTGACGATAACCTTGCTGACGTTTGGATATAAGTTCGGTGTTCCCTACGATATCGATTTACTGTTCGATGTTCGATTTTTGAAGAATCCATTTTTCGTTCCTGACCTCAAGCTCCTTCCAGGGGACGATCCACGAGTCCGCGCCTTTGTGCTATCCGATCCGGATGCCATCGCTCTTCTCGCGCAGTTGGAGAACATGCTGAAGTTCTTGATCCCGCTCTATGAGCGTGAACAGCGCAGTTACCTCACCATTGCAATTGGCTGCACAGGCGGGCGTCATCGGTCGGTCGCGATCGCAGGCCGGCTTCGAGAGAGTCTTGGCGCCATCGGCCACGAAGTCATCCTTAAACACCGAGACCTGCAGAAGTCCTAA
- a CDS encoding Putative Type IV pili biogenesis protein PilQ (Evidence 3 : Putative function from multiple computational evidences; MaGe:77309689), giving the protein MNILGTVINNSFHRAWWLSIVGVLLSVQGIHAEALSSLEGRAHDLAIDALDPVAVPAQMITKIEVLPEGDEVAVLVKGDGKLFSSAQLLDDNRLVVDLLSVSSALKSPFVSERHQLLKRVRVGYHADKVRLVLELRDRPSFSVTSVGHDVLVSLKPRTLESSVAPVNMVSSTAEDVVGSVGIGGGDFSDPGQAMPRETRVKKGQVMGLAQGKFKVRTVQMATESATPESDSRGDDLVAGQIRFAGRRISLDFQQADITNILRLIAEVSGFNIVVGEGVKAKVTMKLVSVPWDQALDMLLKMNGLGMIRQGTIVWVDTLTNIAKQQDEEARAKEAKTKAEELVDRVFYIRNLQAMELQTALRQYLSPRGVMNISAGSNALIVRETESKLAIMKQLVDGLDLQVPQVQIEARIVQADTVYARGMGIQWGIQNADFNNNKFNFFGNATGAFAPVGGTAAGAGGSGTIPRDFIVNLPAQVGGLPAVPAIGYQFGKLAPGFALDLRLSAGELLGLSKVIAAPKITTLDKREAKISQGESIPFQTTSLQGTQTTFVDANLELNVTPQITSRDPKEVGKQILMKVRATRNAVGARSNPAGPSIDRREATTQVVVRDGETMVIGGVFVDTQNNNVQGVPYLSRIPVLGWLFKNKSESVSKQELLIFMTPTIIRTT; this is encoded by the coding sequence ATGAACATACTAGGGACAGTGATAAACAATTCGTTTCACCGGGCATGGTGGCTGAGTATTGTGGGCGTTCTGCTGAGCGTCCAAGGTATTCATGCTGAGGCGTTGTCTAGCCTTGAGGGCAGGGCTCATGACCTGGCCATCGACGCACTGGATCCGGTCGCTGTTCCAGCTCAAATGATTACTAAAATTGAAGTTCTCCCAGAAGGAGACGAGGTTGCCGTTCTTGTGAAGGGCGATGGAAAGTTATTCTCTTCGGCTCAACTATTGGATGACAATCGGTTGGTTGTCGATCTCCTTTCAGTGTCGTCGGCGCTCAAATCACCCTTTGTCTCGGAGCGGCATCAGTTGCTTAAGAGAGTCCGGGTTGGCTATCACGCCGATAAGGTTCGCCTTGTTCTTGAGCTGCGAGACCGTCCCTCATTTTCAGTGACTTCCGTTGGACATGATGTCCTAGTTTCGCTAAAGCCACGAACTCTGGAGAGCAGCGTCGCTCCGGTGAATATGGTCTCCTCAACCGCGGAAGATGTTGTTGGTTCAGTTGGAATAGGCGGGGGCGATTTTTCAGATCCTGGACAGGCGATGCCCAGAGAGACGCGAGTAAAGAAGGGGCAGGTCATGGGGCTTGCTCAAGGGAAGTTTAAGGTCCGAACCGTTCAAATGGCTACGGAGAGCGCAACTCCGGAAAGCGATTCACGAGGGGATGACCTTGTTGCCGGGCAGATACGCTTTGCGGGACGCCGAATCTCGCTAGATTTTCAGCAGGCCGATATTACCAACATTCTTCGTCTCATCGCGGAAGTCAGCGGATTTAATATTGTGGTGGGCGAGGGGGTGAAGGCCAAGGTTACCATGAAGCTTGTCAGTGTGCCCTGGGATCAAGCCCTGGATATGCTGCTCAAGATGAATGGGTTGGGCATGATTCGTCAGGGAACGATTGTGTGGGTCGATACGCTGACGAACATTGCCAAGCAACAGGATGAAGAGGCCCGCGCAAAAGAAGCGAAGACCAAAGCGGAAGAGCTCGTCGACCGCGTGTTCTATATCAGAAACCTTCAGGCCATGGAGCTTCAAACGGCATTACGGCAGTATTTGAGCCCGCGCGGAGTCATGAATATCAGCGCTGGAAGCAATGCGCTGATCGTGCGCGAGACCGAGAGCAAGCTGGCGATCATGAAGCAACTGGTCGATGGATTGGATCTGCAGGTTCCGCAGGTTCAGATCGAAGCTCGCATTGTTCAGGCGGATACTGTCTATGCGCGCGGGATGGGTATTCAGTGGGGTATTCAAAACGCCGACTTTAATAATAATAAGTTCAATTTCTTCGGCAATGCCACCGGCGCGTTTGCTCCAGTCGGAGGAACGGCTGCAGGCGCTGGTGGGTCGGGGACTATTCCCCGCGACTTTATCGTCAATCTTCCTGCTCAGGTTGGCGGACTTCCAGCGGTTCCCGCCATCGGATATCAATTTGGCAAGCTGGCACCAGGATTTGCCTTGGACTTGCGGCTGTCAGCTGGAGAGTTGTTGGGATTGAGCAAGGTCATCGCCGCTCCCAAGATCACCACGCTGGACAAGCGTGAAGCCAAGATCTCGCAGGGAGAGTCGATTCCGTTCCAGACCACTTCGCTGCAGGGGACGCAGACGACATTTGTCGATGCCAACCTGGAGTTGAACGTGACGCCGCAAATTACGTCGCGTGACCCGAAGGAAGTCGGGAAGCAGATTTTGATGAAAGTTCGCGCAACCAGGAATGCGGTCGGTGCGCGAAGCAATCCAGCCGGTCCGAGTATTGACCGGCGCGAGGCCACCACTCAAGTGGTCGTGCGGGATGGCGAAACCATGGTCATCGGTGGCGTATTCGTCGATACCCAGAATAACAATGTGCAGGGCGTGCCGTATTTGTCGCGGATTCCTGTTTTGGGATGGTTGTTTAAGAACAAGTCGGAGAGCGTGTCGAAGCAGGAACTCTTGATATTCATGACTCCGACGATCATTCGCACGACATAG
- a CDS encoding 3-dehydroquinate synthase (Evidence 2a : Function from experimental evidences in other organisms; PubMedId 2514789, 2549371, 3009224, 7603433; Product type e : enzyme; MaGe:77309687): MRVSLQARSYDIVIKPGLIADIARRLSSVTSAKRIGIVTDRHVAKHYLHVVLAQCERAGFHATPIVLPPGEKNKTLATVGKILDVLARERFERKSLLLALGGGVVGDITGFASAIYQRGIPFVQVPTTLVAQVDSSVGGKTGVDHRLGKNLIGAFHQPKAVWIDPMLLRTLPKREFVAGLAEVIKYGIIADKKFFAYLERALPALLTLDPHSVMQVVKRSCEIKAQVVGEDEQESDRRRILNYGHTVGHALEALGGYRSLIHGEAVGIGLVLEADLARQQGYCDAKTVDRIRSLVRAAGLSDRLTNRSLAKVWSAMQHDKKVSQGKVVGVWPEEIGRVRIEPIEKNAFAAWFRSLSV; this comes from the coding sequence GTGCGGGTGTCGCTTCAAGCCCGAAGCTACGACATCGTCATTAAGCCAGGGTTAATTGCCGATATTGCAAGACGGCTTTCCTCCGTTACCTCGGCCAAGCGCATTGGCATTGTGACGGATCGACATGTTGCCAAGCACTATCTTCATGTCGTTCTCGCGCAGTGCGAGCGGGCTGGGTTTCACGCAACACCCATCGTGCTGCCGCCAGGAGAAAAGAACAAGACTCTCGCGACGGTCGGAAAGATTCTGGATGTGCTGGCAAGGGAACGGTTTGAGCGAAAATCGTTGCTGTTGGCATTGGGTGGGGGAGTCGTCGGAGATATAACGGGATTTGCCTCCGCGATTTATCAGCGTGGAATTCCGTTCGTCCAAGTGCCGACCACGCTGGTGGCGCAAGTAGATTCAAGCGTTGGGGGCAAAACCGGTGTCGATCATCGATTAGGCAAGAATCTGATCGGGGCGTTTCATCAGCCGAAAGCCGTCTGGATCGATCCGATGCTTTTGCGCACGCTGCCGAAGCGCGAATTCGTCGCCGGCCTTGCCGAAGTGATCAAGTATGGCATCATCGCCGATAAGAAGTTTTTTGCGTATCTCGAACGAGCCCTGCCGGCGCTTCTCACGCTCGATCCGCATTCAGTGATGCAGGTCGTGAAGCGGTCATGTGAAATCAAGGCGCAGGTCGTGGGAGAAGATGAACAGGAGTCCGACCGTCGGAGAATTTTGAATTACGGGCATACCGTCGGCCACGCGCTGGAGGCCTTGGGCGGCTATCGGTCATTGATTCATGGAGAAGCCGTCGGCATTGGACTTGTGCTGGAGGCGGATTTGGCCAGGCAGCAGGGATACTGCGATGCCAAGACCGTCGACCGCATCAGGTCGTTGGTGCGCGCTGCCGGGTTGTCCGATCGTCTGACAAACCGCTCGTTGGCGAAGGTCTGGTCGGCCATGCAGCATGACAAGAAGGTGTCGCAAGGGAAGGTCGTCGGAGTATGGCCGGAAGAAATTGGTCGAGTTCGGATTGAGCCAATTGAAAAGAATGCCTTTGCCGCATGGTTTCGAAGCCTATCTGTCTGA
- a CDS encoding Type IV pilus biogenesis protein PilO (MaGe:77309691): MALPAINLETLRSIPAPQKLALLGLLVGVLLAGFYFYIAEPKAAEIDMLQADNGRLDGEIQTLTIKAKHLDELLAANKQLEIELAKKKERLPPEEEAVMLLKQVSDLGVRLGLDIRLWRPGAQSEDASKLFVKMPVAVEASGAYHTTALFFDRINRLPRIITVSGLKMGTPKMEQGRIVSQAQFDLVAYAAPPEKQAAASPVENAGKPAPVGK, translated from the coding sequence ATGGCATTGCCCGCGATCAATCTAGAGACGCTTCGCAGTATTCCTGCTCCGCAGAAGCTGGCTCTGCTTGGCCTGCTTGTGGGAGTGCTGCTTGCCGGGTTTTATTTCTATATTGCTGAGCCCAAAGCCGCAGAGATCGATATGCTCCAAGCGGACAATGGACGGTTGGATGGAGAAATTCAGACGCTCACAATCAAGGCCAAGCATCTGGATGAACTGCTTGCTGCCAATAAACAGCTTGAAATCGAACTGGCAAAGAAGAAAGAGCGGCTTCCTCCGGAAGAAGAAGCCGTGATGTTACTGAAGCAAGTGTCTGATCTTGGTGTTCGTCTGGGACTAGATATTAGGCTGTGGCGGCCAGGAGCTCAGTCCGAAGATGCGTCGAAGCTTTTCGTGAAGATGCCCGTCGCGGTCGAAGCCAGCGGAGCGTATCATACGACGGCGCTTTTCTTTGATCGCATCAATCGGTTGCCGAGAATTATCACGGTCTCTGGCCTCAAGATGGGGACTCCAAAGATGGAGCAGGGACGAATTGTATCTCAGGCGCAATTCGACCTTGTGGCGTATGCGGCTCCTCCTGAGAAACAAGCCGCTGCGAGTCCGGTGGAAAATGCTGGGAAGCCAGCTCCGGTTGGTAAATAG
- a CDS encoding Type IV pilus biogenesis protein PilM (MaGe:77309693), with protein MLSTFKNMFETDIVSLLTPKRQLVGLDIGSSAIKLVQLRESKGRYYLQKFGVKPLEPEVIVDGTVMDEGRVVSAIRELFEESNVKNKQVAVSISGHAVIVKKINLPPMPDEELEGQVKLAAEQYIPFDINEVNIDFHVLPSDPSDEDSGEMSVILVAAKKDKINELTELVKGAGLTPMVMDVDAFAIENMHAINYPLAQDETTALVNLGASVMNVNIIRGGVSLFTRDIPLGGNRYTEAIQREMGLSYEEAEETKKGERSGKDAAGSIDSVIDSVNGEMASEIARTVDYFKTSASNVGLDRVLVCGGVARVSGLVQQLSDRMQTPVEVANPFGEIDTSGSDFDQDALAEMAPLASVAVGLALRSVGDR; from the coding sequence ATGCTTAGCACATTTAAAAACATGTTTGAGACGGACATTGTTTCCTTGCTGACTCCCAAGCGCCAGCTCGTTGGGCTTGATATTGGGTCGAGCGCAATTAAGCTGGTGCAGTTGAGAGAAAGTAAAGGACGATACTATCTTCAGAAGTTCGGCGTGAAGCCGCTGGAGCCGGAAGTGATCGTGGATGGAACGGTTATGGATGAAGGCCGGGTTGTCTCGGCAATCCGCGAGCTGTTTGAGGAATCGAATGTCAAGAACAAGCAGGTGGCGGTGTCCATATCAGGCCATGCCGTTATTGTGAAGAAGATCAACTTGCCCCCCATGCCCGATGAGGAGTTGGAAGGGCAGGTGAAGTTGGCAGCGGAGCAATACATCCCGTTCGATATTAATGAAGTGAACATCGATTTTCATGTGCTTCCGTCCGATCCATCAGATGAAGATTCCGGAGAGATGTCGGTTATCCTTGTGGCGGCAAAGAAGGACAAGATCAATGAGTTGACGGAGTTGGTGAAAGGCGCCGGCTTGACACCGATGGTGATGGACGTTGATGCATTTGCGATTGAAAACATGCATGCGATTAACTATCCCTTAGCGCAAGATGAGACGACCGCTCTGGTGAATTTGGGTGCCAGCGTGATGAACGTCAATATCATTCGCGGCGGCGTGTCCTTATTTACCAGAGATATCCCGTTGGGGGGCAATCGCTACACTGAAGCGATCCAGAGGGAAATGGGCTTATCCTACGAGGAAGCAGAAGAGACCAAGAAAGGCGAGCGAAGCGGGAAGGATGCGGCAGGCTCTATCGATAGTGTGATTGACAGTGTCAATGGAGAGATGGCCTCAGAGATTGCCCGGACGGTCGATTACTTTAAGACCTCGGCTTCAAATGTAGGGCTGGATCGCGTTTTAGTGTGCGGCGGGGTTGCGCGCGTTAGTGGGCTTGTGCAGCAGTTGAGCGATCGCATGCAAACACCAGTTGAAGTTGCCAATCCGTTTGGTGAAATCGATACATCGGGAAGTGATTTTGATCAGGATGCCCTGGCTGAAATGGCGCCGCTGGCTTCTGTCGCGGTAGGGCTGGCCTTGAGATCAGTGGGGGACAGATGA
- a CDS encoding ANTAR domain-containing protein (MaGe:77309686), with the protein MESKKLSAAHLEQALREKTREVDVLHRISDSISNTLDLEAVLRHIVDVVVEVTKADACLLYLLSDGRDELILRASKNPHPRLIGRITIGMGEGITGWVARERTRVVVPSNASEDPRFKFFNNLPEDRYQAFVSVPILSKKEVCGVINVQHKRSRRYREDELALLTTIANQVGGAIENARLYDQMRRKALQLETLSQVSETVASNRIIDDVLQLIVTMTAQMLGSKICSIMLLDEASGELRIAATQSLSEEYRRKPNLKVGQSISGRAVHERRPIIVPEVTKERDYMYPDMAAKEGFCSLLSVPMMMREKCVGVINSYTSVPHTFTSEEVRLMQAIANQAAISIEHTTLLEKSFEMQEALAVRKLLDRAKGYLMRSKRLSEEEAFKLIQRQSMDLRKSMREIAEAILLAGDIDERAEKRQV; encoded by the coding sequence ATGGAATCGAAAAAGCTTTCTGCCGCACACCTTGAGCAGGCCTTGCGAGAAAAAACTCGCGAGGTGGATGTGTTGCATCGCATCAGCGACTCGATTAGCAACACGCTCGATCTTGAGGCGGTGCTGCGGCATATCGTCGATGTCGTCGTCGAAGTCACAAAAGCGGATGCCTGTCTCTTGTATCTGTTGTCCGATGGACGGGATGAATTGATTCTGCGGGCATCGAAAAATCCGCATCCGCGCCTGATTGGCCGCATCACGATCGGAATGGGCGAAGGCATCACCGGCTGGGTGGCGCGCGAGCGCACTCGTGTGGTCGTTCCCAGCAACGCCAGTGAGGATCCACGGTTCAAGTTTTTCAATAATCTTCCGGAAGATCGATACCAGGCCTTTGTATCGGTGCCGATCCTTTCAAAGAAAGAAGTCTGTGGTGTCATCAACGTTCAGCACAAGCGCTCCCGGCGGTATCGGGAGGATGAGCTGGCCCTTCTCACGACAATCGCCAATCAAGTCGGTGGGGCCATCGAAAATGCGCGCCTGTACGATCAGATGCGGCGAAAGGCGCTACAGCTGGAAACCTTGTCGCAAGTGTCTGAAACCGTTGCCTCGAATCGAATTATCGACGATGTGTTGCAACTGATTGTGACGATGACCGCGCAGATGTTGGGGTCGAAAATCTGTTCGATTATGCTGTTGGACGAGGCGAGCGGAGAGTTGCGGATTGCCGCGACGCAAAGCCTGAGCGAAGAGTATCGGCGGAAACCCAACCTGAAAGTTGGGCAAAGCATCAGCGGGCGAGCCGTGCATGAGCGGCGGCCGATCATCGTGCCTGAAGTGACGAAAGAGCGGGATTATATGTATCCGGACATGGCGGCGAAAGAAGGATTTTGCTCTCTGCTGTCCGTGCCGATGATGATGCGGGAGAAGTGCGTCGGCGTGATCAATAGCTACACCTCGGTGCCCCATACGTTTACGTCTGAAGAAGTGCGGCTGATGCAGGCGATTGCCAATCAGGCGGCGATCTCCATCGAACATACCACTCTGCTGGAAAAATCGTTCGAGATGCAGGAGGCCCTGGCTGTGCGGAAATTGCTGGATCGCGCCAAGGGGTATCTCATGCGGTCCAAGAGGCTGTCGGAAGAAGA